In one Rhizobium leguminosarum genomic region, the following are encoded:
- a CDS encoding IS66 family transposase, whose translation MTKRRLPMAEHADTLSLKALRELVTGLVERADRAEIRIEALEADNRKLREENDLLRVENTRLKVDNQLLRDEIARLKNLPPRPPFRPSGMDQATSDDKAVAGSRKPARRRGPKGDTGSATREEVLPASVPPGSRFRGYKDCVVRDLVVRAEVVRYRRECWVTPEGRTIIAPLPAGTKGGYGASLRRFCLMLHSHGQVTTQRLTTLLNDVGVEISKRQVIRFLTQRLDGFHAEDAAVLHAGLVSAPFVTVDDTGARHANRNFHTTQIGGEHFTAFRTAPSKSRLNFLALLRGNYQDYVLNDAAFTFLEDRQVDPALLARLKTRQPRRFANQVPFLEYLAANGIDIFDKEIIRPFAEAGIWGAIRHHGLVGNAVIVSDDAGQFRVGTHALCWVHAERLLHKLMPATPGQVRHVETLRDLIWRFYKALKAYQRRPDPRAAQGIQARFDRIFSLRTGYDDLDKLLFRLSRRKAELLRVLERPETPLHTNASERDLRGFVIKRKISGGTVSRNGRQARDSMLGLMKTCQKLGLSFWHYLGDRLGIGHKDHPIEPLASLVAARS comes from the coding sequence ATGACGAAGCGCCGCCTCCCCATGGCCGAGCATGCTGATACGCTGTCGCTGAAGGCGTTGCGCGAGCTCGTGACGGGTCTGGTGGAGCGGGCTGATCGGGCGGAAATCCGGATTGAGGCGCTTGAGGCTGACAACCGAAAGCTTCGAGAAGAAAACGACCTGCTCAGGGTAGAGAACACGCGGCTGAAGGTCGACAACCAGCTTCTGCGCGATGAGATTGCGCGGCTTAAAAACCTGCCTCCACGCCCACCGTTCAGGCCATCGGGTATGGACCAGGCAACGAGCGACGACAAGGCGGTTGCCGGCAGCCGAAAGCCTGCGCGGCGTCGCGGGCCGAAGGGCGACACGGGGAGCGCCACGCGCGAAGAGGTGCTGCCTGCCAGCGTTCCACCTGGATCGCGCTTCAGGGGCTACAAGGATTGCGTGGTCCGGGATCTGGTTGTGCGGGCCGAAGTGGTGCGCTATCGCCGCGAATGCTGGGTGACACCGGAAGGACGCACGATCATTGCGCCGCTGCCAGCAGGTACAAAGGGCGGCTACGGCGCCAGTCTGCGTCGCTTCTGCCTGATGCTTCATAGCCATGGGCAGGTCACAACGCAGCGATTGACGACCTTGCTGAACGATGTCGGTGTCGAGATTTCCAAACGCCAGGTCATCCGGTTTTTGACGCAGCGGCTGGATGGCTTTCATGCCGAGGATGCCGCCGTGCTGCATGCGGGCCTGGTCTCGGCTCCCTTTGTCACGGTCGACGACACTGGCGCCCGTCATGCCAACCGCAATTTCCATACGACACAGATCGGAGGCGAACACTTCACTGCCTTCCGCACGGCGCCGTCGAAGTCGCGGCTGAACTTTCTGGCCCTGCTGCGCGGCAATTATCAGGACTATGTTCTCAACGATGCCGCCTTCACCTTTCTGGAAGACCGTCAGGTGGACCCCGCCCTTCTGGCGCGGTTGAAGACACGTCAACCGCGGCGGTTTGCCAATCAGGTTCCGTTTCTCGAGTATCTGGCCGCCAATGGTATCGACATCTTCGACAAAGAAATAATCCGCCCGTTTGCCGAGGCCGGCATCTGGGGCGCCATCCGCCATCATGGTCTGGTCGGCAATGCGGTGATTGTGTCCGACGATGCCGGACAGTTCCGCGTCGGCACCCATGCGCTGTGCTGGGTCCACGCCGAACGTTTGCTGCACAAACTGATGCCGGCGACACCCGGCCAAGTACGGCATGTAGAAACCCTGCGGGATCTCATCTGGCGCTTTTACAAGGCCCTGAAAGCCTATCAGCGAAGACCTGATCCCCGTGCAGCCCAAGGCATTCAGGCCCGGTTCGATCGGATTTTTTCCCTCCGCACCGGTTATGACGATCTCGACAAACTGCTGTTTCGGCTGAGCCGCCGCAAGGCGGAGCTGCTGCGGGTTCTGGAGCGGCCTGAAACCCCGCTCCATACCAATGCGTCGGAAAGAGATCTGCGCGGATTTGTCATCAAGCGAAAGATCTCCGGCGGCACGGTCAGTCGCAACGGTCGGCAGGCGCGTGACAGCATGCTCGGCCTGATGAAGACCTGCCAAAAGCTCGGCCTGTCGTTCTGGCACTATCTCGGCGATCGGTTGGGGATCGGTCACAAAGATCATCCTATTGAGCCGCTTGCCTCCCTGGTTGCAGCACGCTCTTGA
- a CDS encoding tyrosine-type recombinase/integrase, translated as MTPITPLIEAFLRETLVRQRGASRHTCDSYAQSFQLLFEFAAARLKSKPSKLMLEQIDSGLVSAFLEHLEDKRKNAAVTRNVRLAAIKSFFRFLEYRQPAALDQVRRVLAIPFKKTDTRLVPYLLREELQALLDAPDPTTRDGIRDRAMLHMAVCAGLRVSELTGLKIDDIDMSSMSIRVVGKGRRERALPLWKPAATALRAWLAIRGKVATPEVFVSARGEPLSRWGFAYLLKQHAAVAARQQQGLAKKRVSPHVLRHTCAMIILQATQDIRKVSLWLGHATLTTTEVYTRGDPTEKLEAMEEIVPPHLRRGTFQPTDKLIALLKSTS; from the coding sequence ATGACACCGATCACTCCCCTCATCGAAGCGTTCCTGCGCGAAACACTCGTCCGTCAGCGGGGCGCCAGCCGACACACGTGCGATTCCTATGCCCAGAGCTTCCAACTCCTGTTCGAGTTCGCCGCTGCGAGGCTCAAGAGTAAACCATCCAAGCTGATGCTGGAGCAGATCGACTCCGGTTTGGTCAGCGCCTTCCTCGAGCATCTCGAGGATAAGCGCAAGAACGCCGCCGTGACGCGAAACGTTCGTTTGGCGGCTATTAAGTCGTTCTTCCGCTTCCTCGAATACCGGCAACCGGCAGCCCTCGATCAAGTCCGCCGCGTGCTGGCGATTCCGTTCAAGAAGACGGACACACGTCTCGTTCCCTATCTACTGCGCGAGGAGCTGCAAGCGCTGCTCGACGCCCCGGACCCGACAACGCGCGACGGCATCCGCGACCGAGCCATGCTGCATATGGCCGTGTGTGCAGGATTGCGCGTCTCCGAACTGACGGGTCTGAAGATCGACGATATCGACATGTCGTCGATGAGCATACGCGTCGTCGGCAAGGGGCGGCGGGAACGAGCGCTGCCGCTGTGGAAGCCGGCAGCCACGGCACTGCGCGCCTGGCTCGCCATTCGCGGAAAGGTCGCGACACCCGAAGTGTTCGTCAGCGCGCGTGGTGAACCTTTGAGCCGATGGGGCTTCGCCTATTTGCTCAAGCAGCACGCCGCGGTTGCTGCTCGCCAGCAGCAAGGCCTCGCCAAGAAGCGCGTCTCGCCTCATGTGCTCAGGCACACCTGCGCGATGATCATCCTGCAGGCGACGCAAGACATCCGGAAAGTATCGCTGTGGCTGGGCCATGCCACGCTGACGACCACAGAGGTCTACACACGCGGCGATCCAACCGAAAAGCTCGAGGCCATGGAAGAGATCGTGCCACCGCATCTGCGGCGCGGCACCTTCCAGCCGACCGACAAGCTGATAGCACTGCTAAAGAGCACTTCGTAA
- a CDS encoding tyrosine-type recombinase/integrase — translation MRYLRAAAHVSHVMAERDASVSDIDLAAFEQHLRTCRCPRAKGGRRNHHTIYGARLFRRHLEEIGVCERAVAAIRPAEPQLVLGFKAWLSKHRGASDATIRLYARDAVSIMAALGTDPTRWSPTDIRGYFTKRASTCGRGTIEKMTTSLRAFLRYLAVKGHCQADLDNAVPAYAHWQLAEMPRYLSGEQVSRLIAACDGDAGACRRDRAIVLLLARLGLRAGDVAQLRLIDIEWQAGSLRVTGKSRYEVRLPLPQDVGDAIAAYLECRPSCCRSDRVFLSTIAPSRPFRNGDGVSSVVRRIMKRAGVVTPVKGAHALRHTAATEMLRHGVPLDKIGLVLRHRGIDTTAHYAKADVTLLKQVAQPWPEAL, via the coding sequence GTGCGCTATCTGCGGGCGGCAGCTCATGTCAGCCATGTCATGGCAGAGCGCGATGCAAGCGTGAGCGACATCGATTTGGCGGCGTTCGAACAGCATCTACGAACGTGCCGATGTCCGCGCGCCAAGGGAGGCCGCCGCAACCATCACACCATCTACGGCGCAAGGCTCTTCCGTCGGCACCTCGAAGAAATAGGCGTGTGCGAGCGCGCCGTCGCGGCGATACGGCCTGCCGAACCGCAGTTGGTCCTCGGCTTTAAAGCATGGCTCAGCAAGCATCGTGGGGCATCCGATGCGACCATAAGGCTCTACGCGCGCGATGCAGTCAGCATTATGGCAGCACTTGGAACGGACCCGACGCGTTGGAGCCCCACCGATATCCGCGGCTACTTCACGAAGCGCGCGAGCACATGCGGGCGCGGCACCATCGAGAAGATGACCACGAGCCTGCGGGCATTCTTGCGCTACCTCGCCGTTAAAGGGCACTGCCAGGCCGATCTCGACAATGCCGTTCCGGCCTACGCCCATTGGCAGCTTGCCGAGATGCCGCGATATCTCTCGGGCGAACAGGTCAGCCGGTTGATTGCTGCTTGCGATGGTGATGCCGGCGCGTGTCGGCGGGATCGCGCCATCGTATTGCTGTTGGCTCGCCTCGGCCTGCGGGCCGGCGACGTGGCACAGCTCCGTCTCATCGATATCGAGTGGCAGGCGGGTTCGCTTCGGGTCACGGGCAAGTCGCGCTATGAGGTTCGCTTGCCGCTGCCCCAGGACGTCGGGGATGCGATCGCTGCCTATCTCGAATGTCGACCGTCGTGCTGTCGAAGCGATCGCGTGTTCCTGAGTACGATCGCGCCCAGCCGCCCGTTCCGGAACGGCGACGGCGTCTCCTCGGTGGTCAGGCGCATTATGAAGCGCGCTGGCGTCGTGACGCCCGTCAAGGGTGCGCACGCCCTGCGGCACACCGCGGCGACCGAGATGCTGCGCCATGGCGTACCGCTCGACAAGATCGGCCTAGTCCTCCGGCATCGTGGCATTGACACGACGGCCCACTACGCCAAAGCCGATGTCACTCTTCTGAAGCAGGTGGCGCAGCCTTGGCCGGAGGCACTCTGA
- a CDS encoding tyrosine-type recombinase/integrase, whose amino-acid sequence MLNTIETYLALRRATGFAMSNAEYLLKSFAAFAVERGHAYVQTQTAIDWAALGPSVAQRDARLKAVCRFARHIRVEDVRHELPPANHFGARKRRRPPHIYSGTEIGRLIEAAGRLRPQGGLRSLTYATLIALLAATGLRISEALKLTFADITSDGLLIRETKFRKTRLVPLHDTAAAGLQRYLKRRGPGSGDDPVFADTRGRSLRYIAVKETFDGLVCKVGIRPTSARRPRLHDLRHTFAVRALQGSPTGRNRCGAHMVALATYMGHVNIYTTYWYLEATADLVRDIAVAGEAFMSEGRLP is encoded by the coding sequence ATGTTAAACACCATCGAGACCTATCTCGCACTGCGCCGTGCCACGGGCTTTGCGATGTCGAATGCCGAGTACCTGCTCAAGAGCTTCGCCGCCTTCGCGGTCGAGCGCGGGCACGCGTATGTCCAAACCCAAACAGCCATCGATTGGGCCGCGCTCGGACCGTCCGTTGCGCAACGCGATGCTCGACTGAAGGCCGTCTGCCGCTTCGCACGCCATATCCGCGTCGAAGATGTCCGGCACGAGTTGCCCCCGGCCAATCACTTCGGTGCCCGCAAAAGGCGTCGACCGCCGCACATCTACTCGGGCACGGAGATCGGTCGCCTGATCGAAGCCGCCGGCCGGCTTCGACCTCAAGGAGGCCTGCGCTCGCTGACGTATGCGACCTTGATCGCCCTGCTCGCGGCCACCGGGCTGCGCATCTCCGAAGCACTCAAGCTCACGTTCGCGGACATAACGAGCGACGGCCTGTTGATCCGCGAGACCAAGTTCCGCAAGACCCGTCTCGTGCCGTTGCACGATACGGCGGCGGCGGGCTTGCAACGCTACCTGAAGCGCCGCGGACCTGGCTCGGGAGATGATCCCGTGTTCGCCGACACGCGTGGCCGGTCACTGCGCTACATCGCAGTCAAAGAGACCTTCGACGGGCTGGTCTGCAAAGTTGGCATCCGGCCAACGTCGGCGCGGCGCCCTCGGCTGCATGATCTGCGGCACACGTTCGCGGTGCGGGCGCTACAAGGCAGTCCAACGGGCCGAAACCGATGCGGTGCGCATATGGTCGCGCTCGCTACGTACATGGGTCACGTCAACATCTACACCACCTACTGGTACCTGGAGGCTACCGCCGACCTCGTTCGCGACATCGCCGTGGCGGGAGAGGCGTTCATGTCAGAGGGGAGGCTACCATGA
- a CDS encoding tyrosine-type recombinase/integrase, whose product MMEMSPLRRRMIEDMTIRNLSPATQRSYLHAVAKFSRYFGRSPDRLGLEDVRAFQVHLVSSGLSWPALNQTVCALRFFFGVTLGHAEIPERIAYARTPAKLPTILSGDEIVRFLEAVPSLRTRTALTTAYAAGLRASEAVHLKVRDIDGERGVIRVEHGKGGKDRNVMLSAQLLAILRVYWRLARPEVWLFPGRDETKPIDVQVLYSACRSACTAAGIDKRVTVHTLRHSFATHLLESGTDIRIIQVLLGHNNLSTTARYTKVSNALIRSTTSPLDRLTLEVVPPS is encoded by the coding sequence ATGATGGAGATGAGCCCTCTACGCCGGCGGATGATCGAGGACATGACGATCCGCAACCTTTCGCCTGCGACGCAACGATCTTATTTGCATGCGGTGGCGAAGTTCTCGCGCTATTTCGGGCGATCGCCAGACCGTCTCGGACTGGAAGACGTGCGTGCGTTTCAGGTGCATCTGGTGTCGTCGGGACTATCGTGGCCGGCCTTGAACCAGACAGTTTGTGCCCTCCGGTTCTTCTTTGGCGTCACGCTCGGTCATGCCGAGATACCGGAGCGCATTGCCTATGCCCGGACACCCGCCAAGCTGCCGACGATCCTAAGCGGCGACGAGATCGTGCGGTTTCTTGAAGCGGTTCCGAGCCTGAGAACCCGCACCGCACTGACGACAGCTTATGCGGCGGGGCTGCGCGCCTCGGAAGCTGTGCATCTCAAGGTCCGCGACATTGATGGCGAACGCGGCGTCATCCGCGTCGAGCATGGCAAGGGCGGAAAGGATCGCAACGTCATGCTGTCAGCGCAGTTGCTTGCGATCCTGCGGGTCTATTGGCGGCTGGCGAGACCCGAGGTCTGGCTGTTTCCGGGTCGGGACGAGACCAAGCCCATCGACGTCCAGGTCCTGTATTCTGCCTGCCGTTCGGCGTGCACTGCTGCCGGCATCGACAAACGGGTGACGGTGCATACGCTGCGCCACAGCTTTGCTACCCATCTTCTGGAAAGCGGAACCGACATCCGCATCATCCAGGTTCTGCTGGGCCACAACAACCTGTCCACCACGGCGCGCTATACGAAGGTCTCCAACGCCCTGATCCGCAGCACGACCAGTCCACTCGACCGGTTAACGCTGGAGGTCGTGCCACCGAGTTGA